The Peribacillus simplex genome contains the following window.
ATTTTTGATAGCGGCGGCTCGAAATTACGACAGCTGCAATATAGATCACTATAACAAGCGCGGGTAGAATCAATAAAATCGATTCAAAGAGAGCTCCATTATCATTTTGAATATGACCATTACTGTGCATAGCGGCCTTCTGCTTTCATTTTAAGTAAGCTGCGCCGTGTTCGAATGATAAGGGAAATGCCGATCAAAATCATGCCAGTGGCTGCAATGTTCCAAATCAAGTCGTATGGGAGAATATCGACATTGTAACGGATCTGATGAAGACGCATGAGCTTGTGCTGGATGGTACCGTCATATAACTGAAAAGAACCTGCCCCTAGCAATACTCCCCCTGTCCACCTTTTCAGCCATAATCCCTTTCGGCGGCGAAGGTCAGCGAACATGAACAAAGACCCGACAGTCGCGAACCAGCTTAGAGCATGAAATAAACCATCCGAGACAAGCCCAATATTGGATGTGGACTTGTCATAGAAGTGATGCCAATGCAATAGCTGATGAAAGATGGCCTCATCGATGAATGCAACCAGTCCGATCCCGAATAGAAAACCTGACCATAGATTACGAGCGGAATAAGTATAGCGGATTTCTGAAAGAGATTGATCTTTTTGATTTCTGGGCTTGAAATCCATTTTCCTTCCTCCTTTTAGTTTTCTTAGATACAGTATTTTTTCCTTTATTTGGTTCTTTGTACTTTACCCAGTATTGTAAGGTTATAGACAGGGGAAATGGACCTTTAATAACACTTATTTATTGAGACGGCAATGAATTTAGATATTCCTTAGCTTTCAGTTATCTTTTTTAATTGCAATTTGAAGTTAAGGTAGACCGACCAGATCCGATGCTGGCCCGTCAAATCCAGGAAGTTTTAGGTGGAC
Protein-coding sequences here:
- a CDS encoding DUF2243 domain-containing protein, giving the protein MDFKPRNQKDQSLSEIRYTYSARNLWSGFLFGIGLVAFIDEAIFHQLLHWHHFYDKSTSNIGLVSDGLFHALSWFATVGSLFMFADLRRRKGLWLKRWTGGVLLGAGSFQLYDGTIQHKLMRLHQIRYNVDILPYDLIWNIAATGMILIGISLIIRTRRSLLKMKAEGRYAQ